From a region of the Kwoniella mangroviensis CBS 8507 chromosome 1 map unlocalized Ctg01, whole genome shotgun sequence genome:
- a CDS encoding 5'/3'-nucleotidase SurE — protein sequence MPRLQTYKDRPVVLLTNDDGPPCASSPNIFSFCKLLQSRLGWDVRVVIPDCQKSWVGKAYAISDVISASYFYPLEPEGLTGDITTTPRSLKEGETMEWILLSGTPATCTNIALHNLYPGEIDLVISGPNHGRNSSTAFALSSGTLGAALAGALSIPLPGPSNGEPSLHTDHIPCIAVSYGVVTRPVTSRVLELATDAAVDVCEKLYDDWGWDEDHEKGRHLVQVYSVNIPLVEGDLEVGKRKTAWTNMWRNSYGRLFKATTLTRANYDPGDNYNQNRSCPSSSNNQPQNTDIPPNASTTSTAGPGALPTPAPSSPTVKHHDGQLRFHFAPNMKPLLFPPVESLPVGSDAWAFAKGYIGVTPMRAQFAGPIEGGYGFGREENDGKKAGSLWE from the exons ATGCCTCGTCTACAAACTTATAAGGACAGACCGGTAGTATTGCTCACA AACGATGACGGTCCTCCATGCGCTTCTTCGCCCAACATCTTCTCGTTCTGCAAACTCCTACAGTCTCGCTTGGGTTGGGATGTGAGAGTGGTGATACCGGATTGTCAGAAGTCATG GGTCGGCAAAGCATACGCGATCAGCGATGTCATCTCAGCGAGCTACTTCTATCCTCTAG AACCTGAAGGACTTACTGGCGATATCACCACTACGCCCAGATCACTAAAAGAGGGTGAAACTATGGAATGGATACTTCTCTCCGGT ACACCAGCAACATGTACAAATATAGCTTTGCATAACCTCTATCCTGGTGAGATAGACTTAGTAATATCTGGACCCAATC ATGGTCGAAATTCTTCAACGGCATTTGCTCTTTCATCCGGAACCTTAGGTGCGGCATTAGCAGGGGCACTTTCGATACCTCTTCCTGGACCTTCAAACGGCGAGCCATCACTACATACCGATCATATACCATGTATAGCAGTCTCATATGGAGTTGTCACCAGACCAGTCACTTCGAGGGTACTGGAGTTAGCTACAGACGCAGCTGTAGATGTATGTGAGAAGCTGTATGATGACTGGGGATGGGACGAGGATCACGAGAAGGGAAGACATCTCGTTCAGGTTTACTCGGTGAATATACCGCtggtagaaggtgatttggaagtggggaagagaaagacggCATGGACGAATATGTGGAGAAACTCTTATGGAAGGTTGTTCAAGGCTACGAcgct GACACGAGCGAATTATGATCCAGGAGATAATTACAATCAGAATCGTTCATgtccttcatcatccaataatCAACCTCAGAATACCGATATCCCACCTAACGCTTCAACAACATCCACAGCTGGACCAGGTGCCCTACCTACACCAGCACCTTCGTCACCTACAGTTAAGCATCATGATGGGCAATTGCGATTCCATTTCGCTCCTAACATGAAACCCCTCTTGTTCCCTCCCGTTGAAAGCTTGCCCGTAGGATCTGATGCCTGGGCGTTTGCAAAGGGATATATAGGCGTTACTCCCATGCGAGCTCAATTCGCCGGACCAATAGAAGGTGGCTATGGCTTTGggagagaggagaatgatgggaagaaagcTGGTAGCTTGTG
- a CDS encoding pre-mRNA-processing-splicing factor 8, with amino-acid sequence MSAPPGFGNLPPPPGFAQQQPNGEGEDSRMDGDFFGQLSQDEIEKKARKWRQSQKRRFDTKRRQGGGGGIDFGKADLPPEHIRKIIKDHGDMSNRKFRNDKRVHLGALKYVPHAVMKLLENIPMPWEQVREVPVLYHISGAITFVNEVPQVIEPVYHAQWASMWLAMRREKRDRRHFKRMRFPPFDDEEPPMDYGDNVLDVEPLEAIQLELDEEDDEAILDWFYDPKPLLDTPHVNGSSYKYFQLSLPQLANLYRIGRQLLSDYSDNNAFYLFDKKSFFTAKALNIALPGGPKFEPLYRDTEAFDEDWNEFNDINKVIIRGVIRSEYKVAFPHLYNSVPRSVHIGPYHEPKNVYIKTDDPDLPAFYFDPLINPISQRVVQEAHTPLVSHEDAVFGFGNEEDEEFEFPDELEPFLDTKDLSNDNTADAIALYWAPYPYNLRSGKTKRAQDVPLIKNFYLEHCPADQPVKIRVSYQKLLKVYVLNALHHKRPKAMAKRNLFRSLKNTKFFQTTNLDWVEAGLQVCRQGYNMLNLLIHRKNLNYLHLDYNLNLKPIKTLTTKERKKSRFGNAFHLCREILRLTKLIVDAHVQFRLGNVDAFQLADGLQYMFAHVGQLTGMYRYKYKLMKQIRMCKDLKHLIYSRFNTGPVGKGPGVGFWAPGWRVWLFFMRGIVPLLERWLGNLLARQFEGRNSKGTAKTVTKQRVESHFDLELRAAVMHDILDMMPESIKANKAKTILQHLSEAWRCWKANIPWKVPGMPAAIENIILRYIKSKADWWSSVAHYNRERIRRGATVDKAVVRKNLGRLTRLYLKAEQERQNGYLKDGPYISSEEAVAIYTSTVHWLESRKFAPIPFPPLSYKHDTKLLVLALEKLKEAYSVHGRLNQSQREELALVEQAYDNPHECLSRIKRLLLTQRAFKEAGIEFFDTYDKLIPCYDIEPVEKITDAYLDQFLWYEADKRGLFPNWIKPSDNEPPPLLVYKWCQGINNLTDIWDTSDGECVVMMETVLSRVYEKVDFTLLNRLLRLILDHNLADYITAKNNITLTFKDMSHVNAYGMIRGLQFSSFVFQFYGLVLDLLILGLQRASELAGPPGAPNGFLQFRDSETESRHPIRFYTRYVDRIHILFRFTSDEARDLIQRYLSANPDPNNENMHNYNNKRCWPKDCRMRLNKHDVNLGRAVWWNVKSSLPRSLTTIEWEDSFCSVYSKDNPQLLFSMSGFEVRILPRIRTQHGEQYSLKDGVWNLTQESTKERTAQAFLRVSDQGVNDFNNRIRQVLMSSGSATFSKVINKQVYFHLWNTALIGLMTYYREAVVHTNELLDSLVKAENKVQTRVKVGLNSKMPSRFPPCVFYSPKELGGLGMLSMGFVLIPQSDLRWSKQTDSGGITHFRSGMTHEEDQLIPNLYRYLQPWEAEFLDSARVWSEYAMKRKEATASNRRLTLEDLEDSWDRGIPRVNTLFQKDRHTLAYDKGWRVRAYFSQYFRLRNQPFIWTNNRHDGKLWNLNSYRVDVIAALGGVEGILEHSLFKGTAFPTWEGLFWEKASGFEESMKYKKLTNAQRSGLSQIPNRRFTMWWSPTINRANVYVGFQVQLDLTGVFMHGKLPTLKISFIQIFRAHLWQKIHESVTMDLCQVFDQELEALNIETVQKETIHPRKSYKMNSSASDILLFSSYKWQISRPSLLTDNRDTFDGTTSNKYWLDIQLRWGDFDSHDIERYARAKFLDYSSDSQSIYPSPTGVLIAIDLAYNLYSAYGNYFPGMKPLLQQAMAKIMKANPALYVLRERIRKGLQLYSSEPTEPYLNSSNYSELFSNQIIWFVDDTNVYRVTVHKTFEGNLTTKPINGAIFIFNPRTGQLFLKIIHTSVWAGQKRLGQLAKWKTAEEVAALVRSLPVEEQPKQVIVTRKGMLDPLEVHLLDFPNIVIKGSELQLPFQATLKMEKFGDLILRATQPQMVLFNLYDDWLKSISSYTAFSRLILILRALHVNNEKAKIILRPDRSTITESYHIWPSLSDDQWMSVEVALKDLILADFGKRNSVNVASLTASEIRDIILGMEIAAPSVQRQQMAEIEKTTEAQSQVTALQTKTTNIHGDEIVVTTTTNYEQQTFASKSDWRVRAISATNLPLRVNHIFVGNDDVKDDAGSFTYVIPKNVLKTFIVNGDLRTQVVAYLYGTSPPDNPQVKEIKAVAWVPQRGSNNGVELPATLPKHDFLLKDLEPLGWIKTQSQELNHLSPADVTTQAKIMANHSEWGPQSICVTCAFTPGSVSLNAWELTVAGFEWGRKNQDVTGQNPGFNPSMANRVQLLLSDRILGMTLVPEGGVWNYGVGLTQSWSDKLPYSMTLDKPESFWAPCHRPNAFLNFASMEGDDAADVENSLE; translated from the exons ATGTCGGCTCCACCAGGATTCGGTAATCTTCCGCCTCCGCCAGGGTTCGCTCAACAGCAGCCgaatggagaaggagaggatagTAGGATGGATGGAGATTTCTTTGGTCAATtgagtcaagatgaaattgaaaagAAGGCTAGGAAATGGAGACAATCTCAAAAGAGAAGATTCGATACGAAGAGGAGAcaaggaggaggtggtggaataGATTTCGGTAAAGCT GATTTACCACCTGAACATATCCGAAAGATCATAAAAGATCATGGTGATATGTCAAATAGGAAATTCAGGAATGATAAGCGTGTACATCTAGGAGCGTTGAAATATGTGCCTCACGCCGTGATGAAATTGTTGGAGAATATCCCTATGCCttgggag CAAGTACGAGAAGTGCCGGTGTTGTATCATATTTCAGGTGCCATCACATTTGTGAATGAGGTGCCCCAAGTGATTGAACCAGTG TACCACGCACAATGGGCATCAATGTGGCTCGCGATGAGACGAGAGAAGCGAGATCGACGACATTTCAAGCGAATGCGATTCCCACCATTCGACGACGAAGAGCCACCGATGGATTATGGAGATAACGTGTTAGATGTGGAACCATTAGAAGCTATTCAATTGGAattagatgaagaagatgacgaagcgATATTAGATTGGTTCTATGATCCTAAACCGTTATTGGATACTCCTCACGTCAACGGATCAAGCTACAAATATTTCCAATTGTCTTTACCCCAATTAGCCAACTTGTACCGTATTGGTCGACAGCTCTTATCCGATTATTCAGATAACAATGCTTTCTACCTATTCGACAAGAAGAGTTTCTTCACTGCTAAAGCATTGAACATCGCTTTACCTGGTGGACCTAAATTCGAACCGTTATATAGGGATACCGAAGCCTTCGATGAAGATTGGAACGAGTTCAATGATATAAACAAAGTCATCATTCGTGGTGTCATTAGATCGGAATACAAAGTGGCGTTCCCCCATTTGTATAATAGTGTACCTCGATCAGTCCATATTGGACCATATCACGAACCTAAGAACGTCTACATCAAGACTGATGATCCGGACCTTCCAGCATTTTACTTTGATCCACTCATCAACCCCATCTCTCAACGTGTCGTTCAAGAAGCTCATACACCATTAGTATCTCATGAAGATGCTGTATTCGGGTTTGGtaatgaggaagatgaagagttcGAATTTCCAGATGAACTTGAACCATTCTTAGATACCAAGGATCTCAGTAATGATAATACTGCAGATGCTATTGCGTTATATTGGGCGCCATACCCGTATAATCTACGAAGTGGCAAGACAAAGAGAGCTCAAGATGTACCTTTAATCAAGAATTTCTATCTGGAACATTGTCCGGCTGATCAACCTGTTAAAATCAGAGTATCATATCAGAAATTACTCAAGGTATACGTTCTCAATGCCTTGCACCATAAACGGCCTAAAGCAATGGCAAAGCGAAACTTGTTCAGATCATTGAAAAATACAAAATTTTTCCAAACTACGAATTTAGATTGGGTAGAAGCTGGTTTACAAGTTTGTCGACAAGGTTATAACATGTTGAATTTATTGATTCATCGAAAGAACTTGaattatcttcatctggatTATAATCTGAATTTGAAACCTATCAAGACTCTTACGacgaaagaaaggaagaagtcAAGATTCGGAAATGCTTTCCATCTCTGTCGAGAGATTTTACGATTGACCAAGTTAATCGTAGACGCTCATGTTCAGTTTAGATTGGGTAATGTCGATGCGTTCCAATTGGCCGATGGCCTTCAATACATGTTCGCCCACGTCGGTCAATTAACGGGAATGTACAGATACAAGTACAAGTTGATGAAGCAGATTAGAATGTGTAAAGACTTGAAACACTTGATATACTCCAGATTCAATACCGGTCCAGTAGGTAAAGGTCCTGGTGTAGGTTTCTGGGCACCAGGATGGAGAGTTTGGCTGTTCTTCATGAGAGGTATAGTACCATTGTTAGAAAGATGGTTGGGTAATTTGTTGGCGAGACAATTCGAAGGTCGAAACTCGAAGGGTACTGCTAAGACGGTAACCAAACAGAGAGTGGAGTCTCACTTCGACTTGGAGTTGAGAGCGGCAGTCATGCACGATATCTTAGA TATGATGCCCGAAAGTATCAAGGCCAACAAAGCGAAGACCATCTTACAGCACCTTTCCGAGGCTTGGCGATGTTGGAAAGCCAACATCCCTTGGAAAGTTCCCGGCATGCCCGCTGCCATCGAGaatatcatcttgagataCATCAAGAGCAAGGCCGACTGGTGGTCATCTGTGGCACATTACAACAG AGAACGAATTAGACGAGGTGCCACTGTCGACAAGGCTGTTGTTCGAAAGAACCTCGGTCGATTGACTCGTCTGTATCTCAAAGCCGAACAGGAAAGACAGAATGGTTACCTCAAAGATGGTCCTTACATCTCTTCAGAGGAAGCTGTCGCAATCTACACTTCAACAGTCCATTGGTTAGAATCTAGGAAATTCGCTCCTATCCCATTCCCTCCTTTATCCTACAAACACGATACCAAGTTACTTGTACTTGCTTTAGAGAAGCTCAAGGAGGCTTATTCGGTACATGGAAGATTGAATCAATCCCAGAGAGAAGAACTAGCACTGGTCGAACAAGCTTATGATAATCCTCACGAATGTTTATCCCGAATCAAGAGGTTACTCTTGACTCAACGAGCGTTCAAAGAAGCTGGTATTGAATTTTTCGATACGTATGATAAACTCATTCCATGTTATGATATCGAACCTGTAGAGAAGATCACGGATGCCTATTTGGACCAGTTCTTATGGTACGAAGCGGACAAAAGGGGATTATTCCCCAATTGGATCAAACCTTCAGATAACGAACCTCCCCCTCTCTTGGTGTACAAATGGTGTCAAGGTATCAACAACCTTACGGATATCTGGGATACCTCCGATGGAGAATGTGTGGTCATGATGGAAACCGTTCTGTCGAGGGTATACGAGAAAGTGGACTTCACTCTGTTGAAcaggttgttgaggttgattttgGATCACAACTTGGCAGATTACATCACTGCTAAGAACAACAT TACTCTCACCTTCAAGGATATGTCCCATGTCAATGCCTACGGTATGATCAGAGGTTTACAATTCTCCTCATTCGTATTCCAGTTCTACGGGTTGGTATTGGATCTCCTCATTCTCGGTCTGCAAAGAGCGAGTGAGCTTGCTGGACCTCCTGGTGCGCCAAATG GTTTCCTCCAATTCCGAGACTCTGAGACCGAGAGCCGACATCCTATCAGGTTCTACACCCGATACGTAGACAGAATACATATCTTATTCCGATTCACTTCCGATGAAGCGCGAGATCTTATTCAGCGATATCTCAGTGCCAACCCTGATCCGAATAACGAGAATATGCACAATTACAACAACAAGCGATGTTGGCCCAAGGACTGTaggatgaggttgaacaAGCACGATGTTAATTTGGGTAGAGCAGTATGGTGGAACGTCAAATCTTCATTACCTAGATCGTTAACCACGATAGAATGGGAAGATTCCTTCTGTTCCGTCTACTCCAAGGATAATCCTCAACTCCTGTTCTCCATGAGTGGTTTCGAAGTTCGAATCTTACCTAGGATCAGAACCCAACACGGAGAACAATACTCGCTCAAAGACGGTGTCTGGAACTTGACTCAGGAATCAACCAAAGAAAGGACCGCTCAAGCTTTCCTCCGAGTTTCCGACCAAGGTGTAAACGACTTCAACAATCGAATTAGACAAGTTCTGATGAGCTCAGGGTCTGCGACCTTTTCCAAGGTGATCAATAAGCAAGTCTATTTCCACCT ATGGAATACCGCTCTTATCGGTCTGATGACATATTACCGAGAAGCAGTGGTCCATACCAACGAATTACTCGACTCCCTCGTTAAAGCCGAAAATAAGGTCCAGACCCGAGTCAAAGTCGGATTGAATTCCAAGATGCCTTCTAGATTCCCTCCTTGTGTATTCTACTCTCCTAAGGAATTAGGTGGTTTGGGAATGTTATCGATGGGTTTCGTTTTGATACCTCAATCCGACCTCAGATGGTCGAAGCAAACTGATAGTGGCGGTATCACCCACTTCCGATCCGGTATGACACACGAGGAAGACCAGCTTATTCCCAACTTGTATCGATACCTACAACCTTGGGAGGCAGAGTTCTTGGATTCTGCTAGAGTATGGTCCGAATATGctatgaagagaaaggaagcTACTGCTTCGAATAGACGATTGACCTTGGAAGATTTAGAAGATTCTTGGGATAGAGGTATTCCTCGAGTCAACACTTTGTTCCAGAAAGATCGACATACACTCGCTTACGATAAGGGATGGAGAGTCAGAGCGTACTTCTCTCAGTATTTCAGATTGAGAAACCAACCTTTCATCTGGACCAATAACCGACATGATGGTAAATTGTGGAACCTCAACTCATACCGAGTAGACGTGATCGCGGCTTTGGGTGGTGTAGAGGGTATTTTGGAACATTCCCTCTTCAAGGGTACTGCTTTCCCGACTTGGGAGGGTCTTTTCTGGGAGAAAGCATCTG GTTTCGAGGAATCTATGAAGTATAAGAAGCTCACTAATGCTCAAAGATCGGGTCTTTCCCAAATCCCT AATCGACGTTTCACGATGTGGTGGAGCCCAACG ATCAACCGAGCGAACGTTTAT GTCGGTTTCCAAGTGCAACTAGATCTCACTGGGGTCTTCATGCACGGAAAATTGCCCACACT GAAAATATCGTTCATCCAGATCTTCAGAGCGCATTTGTGGCAGA AGATCCACGAGTCCGTTACTATGGATTTATGTCAAGTGTTCGACCAGGAGCTCGAGGCTCTAAATATCGAGACTGTCCAAAAGGAAACTATCCACCCTAGAAAGTCGTATAAGATGAACTCTTCCGCTTCGGACATTCTGTTGTTCTCGTCCTACAAATGGCAGATATCTCGACCCTCTTTGCTTACCGATAATAGGGATACATTCGATGGTACTACATCCAACAAGTACTGGTTAGATATTCAATTGAGATGGGGTGATTTCGATTCTCACGATATCGAACGATATGCTCGAGCCAAGTTCCTCGATTACTCTTCCGACAGTCAATCGATCTACCCTTCACCTACTGGTGTGTTGATCGCTATTGACTTGGCATACAATCTTTACTCGGCATATGGTAATTACTTCCCGGGAATGAAACCCCTCCTTCAACAAGCTATGGCCAAGATCATGAAAGCCAATCCCGCCCTTTACGTGTTGAGAGAACGAATTAGAAAAGGTCTTCAATTATATTCATCTGAACCTACCGAACCATATTTGAACTCTTCCAATTATTCTGAATTGTTCTCCAACCAGATCATCTGGTTTGTTGACGATACCAACGTATATCGAGTTACTGTCCACAAGACATTCGAAGGTAACTTGACTACCAAACCTATCAACGGTGCAATCTTCATTTTCAATCCCCGAACGGGTCAACTGTTCTTGAAGATCATTCATACCTCAGTATGGGCAGGTCAGAAACGTTTGGGTCAATTGGCAAAATGGAAGACTGCCGAAGAAGTCGCTGCATTGGTCAGATCGTTACCCGTTGAAGAACAACCTAAACAGGTTATCGTTACTAGAAAAGGAATGTTGGATCCGTTGGAAGTACACTTGTTAGATTTCCCTAACATCGTTATCAAAGGGTCGGAATTGCAATTGCCATTCCAAGCTacgttgaagatggagaaattcggtgatctgatcttg CGTGCTACACAACCCCAGATGGTCTTGTTCAACCTGTACGACGATTGGCTCAAGTCAATCTCGTCGTACACCGCTTTCTCGCGActtatcctcatccttcgAGCCCTTCATGTCAACAATGAGAAGGCGAAGATCATCCTTCGACCAGATCGAAGTACTATCACTGAATCTTACCACATATGGCCAAGTTTGAGCGATGATCAATGGAT GAGTGTCGAAGTAGCGCTCAAAGACCTTATCTTGGCGGACTTCGGTAAACGAAACTCCGTCAATGTCGCTTCGCTCACCGCTTCCGAAATTCGAGATATCATCTTGGGTATGGAAATTGCTGCTCCTTCCGTCCAAAGACAACAGATGGCCGAAATCGAAAAGACCACTGAAGCTCAATCTCAAGTTACCGCTCTTCAAACTAAGACTACCAACATCCACGGTGACGAGATTGTCGTAACCACTACGACCAATTACGAACAACAGACATTCGCATCGAAATCTGATTGGAGAGTACGAGCCATCTCAGCTACCAACCTGCCCTTACGTGTCAACCACATTTTCGTTGGTAACGACGATGTGAAGGATGATGCTGGTTCATTCACCTATGTTATTCCAAAGAATGTTCTCAAGACGTTCATTGTGAATGGTGATTTACGAACTCAAGTTGTGGCTTATCTTTACGGTACTAGTCCACCTGATAATCCTCAAGTTAAAGAGATAAAGGCTGTCGCCTGGGTACctcaaagaggaagtaaTAATGGAGTTGAACTTCCTGCTACATTACCCAAACATGATTTCTTACTTAAAGATTTAGAACCATTAGGATGGATCAAGACTCAATCGCAGGAATTGAATCATCTCTCACCTGCTGATGTCACTACCCAAGCTAAGATCATGGCCAACCACTCGGAATGGGGGCCTCAATCAATATGCGTAACCTGCGCTTTCACACCCGGTTCGGTATCGCTCAACGCATGGGAATTGACTGTGGCTGGATTCGAATGGGGAAGGAAAAACCAAGATGTGACAGGTCAGAATCCAGGATTTAACCCATCTATGGCAAACAGAGTACAACTCCTTTTGTCAGATAGGATTCTCGGTATGACCCTGGTTCCAGAAGGTGGTGTATGGAATTACGGTGTTGGGTTGACTCAATCGTGGAGCGATAAGCTACCGTATAGCATGACTTTGGATAAGCCTGAATCTTTCTGGGCTCCTTGTCACAGACCT AACgctttcctcaacttcgCTTCGATGGAAGGTGACGATGCCGCTGATGTGGAGAACAGTCTAGAGTAA
- a CDS encoding phosphoribosylaminoimidazolesuccinocarboxamide synthase, with protein MSDPAFTQQVAEKASTIALSPEKEAEYERITRSLQEYTGGDIIRKVLADGETVRAYWGTATTGRPHIAYCVPLVKIADFLTAGVHVKILLADVRLHAFLDASKSTLQTVQYRVKYYSILLKTVFTVLGVPIDKLEFVTGTSYQLKADYTLDVYKFHALTSTREAEHAGADVVKESESPLMSSLLYPGLQALDEQYLDVHMQFGGVDQRKIFMYAAHFLPRLGYAKRAHLMNAMVPGLSGGKMSASDPKSKIDFLDTPADIKSKIKAALCPPGEVENNGVLAFIKAALIPVQALRNEQASNKGEKAPVGEGSFVSAGAPEGTLFSITRPEKFGGDVHFSSYEELEKAYVAEQVHPGDLKGAVTDALINLLAPIRKAFEEDQEWQEVEKLAYPDTSAAPAAADKKVKKKDVRKSAPTEEERAALRAAKEKEKAEKAAAKATAEGNPLKSADLQKSSQAAAEASPASTVASGSGLSSTSCVTSTNLPKLKLLAKGKVRDIYALPAPEDQDKLLFVATDRMSAFDMIMNNGIPSKGITLTTLSLFWFDKLKHIIPNHVLTPSPASCLASPADAWSEFPRSLDEYRDQLEGRSMIVKKCEVVKIEAIVRGYITGSAWSEYKKSQTVHGISMPAGLVESQKLPKPLFTPSTKADQGEHDENIHPDKVKDICGPELAEQIEKVAIQLYTEASEYALERGLILADTKFEFGLLPDHSSPNKTQLILIDEVLTPDSSRYWSSSEYVQGKPQASFDKQYLRDWLIKEGLKAKEDVTLPLHVVNETKKKYEEARDRVMGLGEFGKHGKIGVKAGDEDVGLQTDQVEDAIQAEARDKVTSGKHGKIGVKAGDEDLALQTDQVEDAIQSEARKL; from the exons ATGTCAGATCCAGCTTTCACCCAACAAGTAGCTGAGAAAGCTTCCACCATCGCTCTTTCTCCAGAGAAGGAAGCAGAGTACGAGAGGATCACCAGAAGTTTACAGGAATACACCGgtggagatatcatcagGAAGGTATTAGCGGATGGAGAGACGGTGAGAGCGTATTGGG GAACCGCTACTACCGGTAGAC CTCACATTGCCTACTGCGTGCCTCTGGTGAAGATAGCAGACTTCTTGACGGCTGGTGTGCATGTAAAGATCCTCTTGGCAG ATGTACGT CTCCATGCCTTCCTTGACGCCTCGAAATCTACGCTTCAAACCGTTCAATACCGAGTGAAATACTATTCGATCCTCCTTAAAACTGTGTTCACGGTGCTTGGTGTGCCCATCGACAAACTTGAATTTGTGACCGGAACAAGCTACCAGTTGAAAGCGGATTACACTTTGGATGTTTACAA ATTCCACGCTCTCACCTCAACAAGGGAAGCTGAACATGCCGGAGCGGATGTAGTGAAGGAATCGGAATCACCTTTGATGAGCAGTCTCCTCTACCCTGGTCTTCAAGCATTAGATGAACAATATCTGGACGTACATATGCAGTTTGGTGGTGTAGATCAG CGAAAAATCTTCATGTATGCTGCTCATTTTCTACCACGATTAGGCTACGCCAAACGAGCCCATTTGATGAACGCTATGGTACCTGGATTATCAGGAGGTAAAATGTCGGCATCCGATCCTAAATCTAAGATTGATTTCCTCGATACACCAGCAGACAtcaaatcaaagatcaaggCTGCCTTATGTCCACCTGGAGAAGTAGAGAACAATGGTGTATTGGCGTTCATCAAAGCTGCATTGATACCTGTTCAAGCGTTGAGAAACGAACAAGCTTCAAACAAGGGTGAAAAAGCACcagtgggagaaggaagtttcGTCAGTGCTGGTGCGCCTGAAGGAACCTTGTTTAGTATCACTAGACCTGAAAAGTTCGGAGGGGATGTTCACTTCTCATCTTatgaggaattggaaaaggCTTATGTGGCTGAACAAGTTCATCCTGGAGATTTGAAAGGTGCTGTGACGGATgctctcatcaacctcttggCCCCCATCAGAAAAGCctttgaggaagatcaagaatggcaagaagttgagaaattGGCTTATCCTGACACGTCTGCTGCTCCAGCTGCTGCTGATAAGAAAGTC aaaaagaaggatgttAGGAAATCGGCCCCAACTGAGGAAGAACGAGCAGCTTTACGAGCAGcgaaggaaaaggagaaagcCGAGAaagcagctgccaaagctaCCGCTGAAGGAAACCCATTGAAGTCTGCCGACCTCCAGAAATCTTCGCAAGCCGCTGCCGAAGCCTCACCAGCTTCTACCGTCGCCAGTGGAAGCGGTTTGTCATCTACATCTTGTGTCACTTCGACCAATCtacccaaactcaaactACTAGCGAAAGGAAAAGTGAGAGATATCTACGCCTTACCTGCGCCCGAAGACCAAGATAAGTTGTTGTTCGTCGCTACGGATAGAATGAGCGCTTTTGATATGATAATGAACAAT GGCATTCCATCAAAGGGCATCACGCTCACTACCCTCTCCTTATTCTGGTTTGACAAACTCAAACACATCATCCCCAATCATGTCCTTACGCCCTCCCCTGCGTCATGCCTCGCTTCGCCCGCGGATGCTTGGTCGGAATTCCCTAGATCGTTAGATGAATACAGAGATCAGTTAGAGGGTAGAAGTATGATTGTAAAGAAATGTGAGGTCGTCAAGATCGAAGCTATCGTCAGAGGTTATATCACAG GTTCTGCCTGGTCTGAATACAAGAAATCTCAGACTGTCCATGGTATCTCTATGCCAGCAGGATTAGTCGAATCTCAAAAACTACCCAAACCACTGTTCACCCCTTCCACCAAGGCTGATCAAGGTGAACACGATGAGAACATCCATCCTGacaaag TGAAAGATATCTGTGGACCTGAACTTGCCGAACAGATTGAAAAAGTTGCGATACAGCTTTACACTGAGGCTTCAGAATACgctttggaaagaggattgatcTTGGCTGATACCAAATTCGAATTTGGTCTATTACCTGATCACTCTTCTCCAAACAAAACACAACTTATATTGATAGATGAGGTCCTTACGCCTGATTCATCGAGATATTGGTCTTCTTCTGAATACGTCCAAGGCAAACCGCAAGCTTCGTTCGATAAGCAATATCTTAGAGATTGGCTCATCAAAGAAGGTCTTaaagcgaaagaagatgtaacTTTGCCTTTGCATGTCGTTAATgagaccaagaagaaatatGAGGAAGCGAGAGATAGAGTGATGGGTTTAGGTGAATTTGGGAAACATGGCAAGATTGGCGTCAAagctggagatgaagatgtgggGTTGCAGACTGATCAAGTCGAAGATGCGATTCAAGCAGAAGCCAGAGATAAGGTGACGAGTGGGAAACATGGTAAAATTGGAGTGAAAGCTGGAGATGAGGATTTGGCGTTGCAGACTGATCAAGTGGAGGATGCGATCCAGTCAGAGGCTAGGAAGTTGTAG